Below is a genomic region from Zea mays cultivar B73 chromosome 9, Zm-B73-REFERENCE-NAM-5.0, whole genome shotgun sequence.
tggcctgtacctcgcggatttgctcgagctgtgcgtcctgaccccccgcagggactgggaccacagctagctcccgaaggatgtcaatgcgaggcgcaggcctagggggatcaccgtcctccggcataccaagatggttgccttcgtcgagacccccctagatcgacgtggaagcattcgtgacttgggccacagtcctcgtcgccgaggctgtggctgctatcggagcaatcgaagaggcagtagtcacatgtggtcatgaagtcccgcatggcactggggttatcgagcccggagaaatcccaaccagagtcgggctcgtcatcttcttcggaacccagaggcccgtaggtcgagacggccgtcagtcggtcccagggtggccacatatgataccccggagggtttggacatgcatttatgaaagcgtccaccgaagcgaggtcgcttggcgggtcgcagctgaatctaaaaggcatggaacgggaaacgggcggcacctcttgatcgacgggtggtgacgaagtcgcgtcagggacggactgcaccgttgtctcaggtacgaggctaacgcccagcaagtccttcgcgagcgtgctgacgtcgtccgtctgcttggggttggcgtgttgcggggaaacgacgctcgtcttcatctcagacgcgaggtcaacgcccgatgtgtcccccgttggggcgtcggcgcggcggcgccgtcgactcgctcgacagccgacgaggtgccacctcctgcttggccatgcctgccccgcctcctcctccgtcgacggggaatgtgaagggacagacccggatgttgctcttccgccacgtggggaagacgtcgtcgatttcgccgccggcgggcgggctgtaggccgccattgtcgttgtcgcgcggcagaggaagaagtatcatgtcgtagctgtcgtcgagggacatgaactctagacccccgaaacggagcaccgtcccgggttgaagtggttgctggagactgcccatctggagcttgacgggaagctgttcgtcaacacgcagcaggcccctacctggcacgccaactgttggcgtttcgaccccagggggtccctggaccgacgagtaaattgtcgccgcgtgtcccagcccagatgggtcggcgcgagacggagcacgaaaggggggaagaaacaggcaaaggggaatcCCGCGacctccgtgttgtcctgcgcccaggtcgggtgtgcttgcagtagggggttacaagcgtccgcgagggagagagagagagccttatgcggtggcccgttctcccgcgcggctaaccttctcgtatgagagccctggaccttccttttatagtcgtaaggagaggacccaggtgtacaatggggggtgtagcagtgtgctaacgtgtctagcggagaggagctagagccctaagtacatgccgtcgtggcaatcagagaggttttggcaccctgtttatgtgatgtcgtggccgtcggaggagtgcttgagtcccgcgaaagtacagctgtcggggctgtcggatccttgctgacgtctccttgcttccgtaaggggctgagagccgccgtcgtcatggagcacgcggggtgccatcattaattgtttaccggggtgagccagatgggacgccggtcttgttccccgtagcctgagctagctaggggtagggtaatgatgcccccctgtgacgtggcagGTTcgagcctggggtcgggcgaggcggtgactcctccgaggtcgaggtcgagtctgggcctgagggtcgggcgaggcggagatcgtcgtccgaggtcgaggctgagtccgagccctagggtcgggcgaggcagagtctgtcttctggggtcgaggttgagtccgagccctggggtcgggcgaggcggagtccgttgtccgaggtcaaggttgagtccgagccctggggtcgggcgaggcggagaccgtctttcgaggtcgaggttgagtccgagccctgggtcgggcgaggcggagaccgtcttccgaggtcgaggctgagtccgagccctgggtcgggcgaggcggagcttcctatggcgcccgaggctggacttagctgctgtcagcctcactctgtcgagtggcacagcagtcggagcggcgcaggcggcgctgttttcctgtcaggtcggtcagtggagcggcgaagtgactgcggtcacttcggccctgtcgactgtagagcgcgcatcaggataaggtgtcagtcgatccttgcattaaatgctcctgcgatacggtcggttggcgtggcgatctggccaaggttgcttctccgcgaagactaggcctcgggcgagccgaaggtgcgcccgttgcttgaggggaccctcgggcgagacatgaatcctcctgggtcggctgcctttgcccgaggctgggctcgggcgaggcgggatcgtgtcccttggacggagccttgacctgagtcgcgcccatcaggcctttgcaactttgtgctgatgtgggttaccagctgagattaggagtcttgggagtacccctaattatggtcccgacaGATAGCAATTTTTTGCATGCCACATGCAGCAACAACAATGCTTAATTGCTTATACGGAGTATGTATATATAACACAAATAAAAATTGAACGGCCTTATTCTCCTATATACCACGACGACGACAACTTCCCTCTTTGTTGAACGAAATCTAACCGCCAATTTACACACGCTGAAAATGGTCAACAAGCTTACACGCGCTCGACGATCTCCGGCCGTCACGCACGTTTCTGAATGCCACCGGACATCACACGCACACGACGTTTGCACCGAAACCACACTTTTTTTTTGGTCTCTATGCGGAGTGCGACTGCTGCTCGCCTGCTGGCCGCGACGCCGCCGCCTCCCCGTCGCTCAAGAACGACGAGGCGGTGCTGCTGTCGTCAGCGCCAGTGTCGCGCTCCCGGAGCTCCTCGATGCGCGCGAGCGCTTCCTCGAGGCCCCAGCGCCGGTGCACGTCGGGCTCGCAGCACCCGAGCCCGACCTGGAGCAGCTTCACCATCTCCCCCTCGCCGCTCCGCGTCCCACGCATGTCCTTGTCGAACACCTCGCCGGTCCACTCCTCCCGCACCACCGAGTTGACCCAGCCGGCGAGGTCGGTGTCCGCGTGGCCCCGCCGGAGATAGTTGGCGGGGAACTTGCCCGTCAGCACCTCCAGGATGAGGATGCCCAGGCTCCACACGTCGCTCTtccgccccggccgcccgccctgCGCCGCGCACTCGGGGGACTTGTACGCCACCATCACCTGCGCCGCGTGCTGCGGCGTCACCACGGGGGCCAGCGCGTAGTCGCTCAGCAGCGGCTCGCATGTCGCGTCCAGCAGGACGTTGGAGGACTTGAGGTGCCCGTGCGGCACCATCAGCATCGGCAGCTCCTCGTACAGGTGCGCCAGCCCGCGCGCCACGCCCTTGATGATCTTCAGACGCTTCGGCCAGTCCAGCGGCGGTAGGCTCGACCTCGTCCCTGCAATTCCATTGCATCGCATTGCTTTCAGATCATCCTCACAACATGTCAATGTATGTCTCGCGTCGTTGCTTGCTTAATTACCGCCGTGGAGCGCGTGAGCCAGGCTGCCGTTCGCCATGTAGTCCGTGACGAGCAGCTTCTCTTCCTTCTTGTAGAGGTAGGCGATGACGGGGAGGAGGTTGGGGTGGACGAGCAGCCCCAGCCGACGCATGTGCTCCGAGAAGTCCTCGCGCCCGGCGCCGTTCATGTCCTTGAACCGCTTCACCACCAGGGCCGGGCCGTCCAGCAGGGTCGCCTTGTACGACGCGCCGAAGTTGCCGCTGCCCAGCACCTCGGCGGAGGCGCGGAGCAGGTCCTCCAGCCCGAACCGCGCTCGCCCCTCCTGGATGAACACCAGCTTCCCGTGGTCGTCGCGCCGCCCGCCGCGCTTCCCGGCCGCGGGCGTCGCGCCGCCATGCTGATCCGTGCCACCCTGCGGTCCGAACGTCAACGGCAGTTTGAACGGGCTGGATGGCTACGGGCAGGTGCAGGCTGCTGTGCGCATACCTTCTCGATCTTAACGGCCGGAGCCGAGGTGACCTTGACCTTGGCGGCGTCGGGGCTATCGCCTAGTGTTTCGATGCCGCCGGAATAGCATGGCTCGTTGCAGCGGGCCCGGACCGCCGCGATCACGCCGGCAACGGCCAAGACTGCGCCGACCGCGATCACCACGATGGCGATGGTTATCAGTACCTTCATGCCgccggatgacgaagccgaggaggACGAGGGAGGGGCCGGAGGGCACGGGGTGCCGACCATGTCCCCGCAGAGAAATTTGTTCCCTGAAGATTTCCATGACAAGGTTTGGATCAGAGGGCATGTGAGGCAAGCAGGACCAAAGATGAACACTTTAATTAATAATTAGCTATATGCTAGCGGTAACCGGTAATATTCTAATCTCAATTGCCCCCCTCTCATTGTAAAATGAAGTTTCTGTAGTATTTCAGTGTGCATTGCAAGCATCAACAGATTCGCATGCTATTTCAGTGTGCATTGAAAGAAACTTCCGAGTTCATATTTATTGACCAATATTCAGACTATATATATCACAAGTTAATAAAAGTTACATGAGTTGATTCACATCACATGTATCTTCTGTTATGAATTAATTTTGTAGCAAATTGAGGATACTTGCTCTATTAGTCTAAAATCCCATGGAGGCATAAATTGATAAAAAAGCGGAAAAGTCATATATACCCCTACTATTGGCATGCTTGTGGGGACATACAAGAACTGTAGATTAGTACTCAATCCTCAGTATAATGCATCATAGAAATTCTAGAATAAATTATGCTTCCGTTCTTAAATATATGATAACGTtgacttttttaaaaaaattgacCGCTCATCTTATTTAAAAATATCACGAATTATAACTTATTTTGttatgatttgttttatcacttaaggttGTTTGAGCAtgacttaaaattttatattttcgaataaatattttgaataagacgaatGATCAAAGTTTTTAAAAAAGTCAACAACGTCATATATTcaagaacggagggagtagtaAACTAAATGACATCTGCTCGTTTTAATCTCAATCCATATATATTGTAGAGGATTAAGTGAGTTTAAATCCCTAGCAAATTAAAATCTCTTGTGATCCCTTCCAATCGCTTCCAGCATCTATGTGatggaaataaccgaacaagacatAACATTACTCATCCTGGTTACCATATTTGGATTGGTAATACAAAATAATGGTAGATATGTATATAAATGTTACCCCTTTAGACAAAGTTGTAGGATTAGTTTACTTAGATTCCCTTATAATTTAAGATAACTTTTGAACGTTTAGATACTTTATATTTTATGACACAcacggagggagggagagagagagagagcagaaaACACAAGGATGTAGACTAGCAAGAAGTAGTGGTACATATTATTTTAGATAGTAGAACCAATATAAACTGATCCATAAAACCCATAGTGCCCACCTACAATGCCTACAATTTATGTTTATAACCACATAAATGTTTTAACAATTTTGAGCTCCTTTTGTATTAGGCATGTACAACTCAGAGATCATGGATCGATTTTCAAAGTATAGGAAATGACTAAGAAACAACATGATACACCTCTGAGCCTTTGGATCATAAATATGGTTAAGAGACAATATGTATGAAGAGTCGTGTAGAGACAAACTCTTCACGAAAAGCTCATTTCTTATTTTTTTAATTAACCACTAGATACGACTCAAAAGACCTTATATTTAATGAAATAAGGTTATACATGCCCTTATCACACCAAAGGTAAGAATAGACACGAGATGTATTGTATTATTGTTGATTCTAAAGGGAGAGCTCCTGACAAATATTCTTGGAGCAATTCCCTATATGCCATTCAGGATGCAATTTCTTATCCTTCTATACTATCGCAGGTGATATAGAAGGGATTAGTATTTAAtgaggttgtacatgcccttatcacactaagggcttgtttgggatcaaaggtaatggagtggattgagggggataGAATCCCCTACTACTTAATTTTGAATAGTGAGAGATTATAGTCCCCTCAATCCCTTTCATTACCTTTtgtcccaaacaagccctaaagaTAAGACTAGACATGGGATGTATTGTATTATTGTTGATTCTAAAGGAAGAGCTCCCGACAAAtatttttggagcaatttcttatATGCCACTCGGGATGCAATTTCTTATCCTTCCATACTATCGCTGGTGTTTTTTTTCAATAATTAAGAAGTCTCCGAAGAAAAACATCGTAATCTTCGTCCCATAAAATTGAGCGTTCCAATGTTCGAGTTATATTATTATCTATATTATATTTAGGATTCTCTTATTGAAACATCTGATGTTGATTCTATAAAATTTGAAGCCATGGACCACTCTGTGTAGAGTTAGGTTCGATTTAACCGATACGTTTGCCCATGTTCAATCTTTGACTTGGTTAGCCCCAAAGTAGTAATATATTCGACTTCGGTTGATGCACCGTGACCTCAGAAACATGAAACAATATTGTTTTTTTTTTCTCAAACATTTTTGGAGACCATAGTTTCCTGTTTTTAGGCAACCAAGCCGCCTGctaaaatacaaaataaattaaAATCAGGTGCCTATGGTCTACGGACCACAGGACTAAAGAGCAACTTAAACCCAACTAGTCACGTATCGGTACGGTTTCTATATATTACGTGGATAGAATTTGTTTAATAAAACAAAAAAATATATATTCTGTTAATCAAGTGAGTCTAAATATAGAGTGAGACAAAGGTTCAAATGCCCCACTTTACACAGCTTTACCGTATTTTTTTGCATAAATCGAGAAAGCGAAAGGTGACATCAAGTACACGAACGTGAAAACTAATATTTTATATAATAACCAGTGTTATTAAAACCACATTTAAACGTCAAAACGCTAATTATAAGTTGAAACCATGTTTTGGTGTTCTAAACTGTAAAACCATTAGCTACTTTTGGACCCAGTCTGTTAGTTACTTTTTGGTTCAATATGGATCGCTCCACATGCTTGTCCTACTCCCCTGCTCTAAAACCCAATGGCTAGTAGCACACCGCTCTGATCTTTATCGTCGCTGCCGTCTGAATGTGTTGTTATTGTCGTTTGTTGCACCTTGTGCCCCCCTCTCCCTTCATGCCGAGTGTGTCCTCCTTCTATGGAGTGTGTAGCTGCTTATCCGCGCTGTGAGCCGTCTATCCCGCTCCTCTCTCTTTGTGACGCCCTCTCCCTTCGTGCTGCCCTCTCTCTCGACGCCTCTGTTTGCTAGCAATCGGTGACCAGCACCAAGCAGTCCACTCCTCTCATCTTCTCTACCTCTGTTTTAGTAAGCTACTAACCTCTCTGttttggtatttaacttcatATTATTGTATAAAATTATGATACATTCGTATTTGAtctatgttgtttaaaactacgtttaaacttcCTTTAAACATTTAAAAGTCAAAACTTCACCTACAAGTGTTTCAACGTTTTACCATTTTAATAGCCATGATAGTAACCAGTCAATATTGACCGTAACGCTGCGGTCGAGGGGGCGAGGgacaggcggccgggtcacgtggGGAGGCAGGAGCGCGTGTGATGGGTGAGAATggaaggatgatccaaataacaTTAATTAGCTCGTTCGGTTGCTCATGTTCATGTTCGACTGCTATTGGACTGCTTGGCTACTGTTCGGCTAGATGTTTGCTAGCTGCAGCACAACCGCTGCTCATTTAGCCGAACATGCTACCATTGGATTTAAGTGAGTAAAAAAAGATGAGAGCTATCCTGCGATCCGAAGTGTTAATTTTGAAGATATGTTATATGTAGGTGCAACTCGTTTAGTTAATTTAGGGGATTATGGGTGTGGGGTCATTTGATTGAGTAGGCTTTTTAAAGTTAAAATCGATGAGTTAGATAGGGATATAGAACCACTCCTAAACAAATAAATCCTACTAGTAAATAAATTACTAATTGCACATCCCATGCATCAAAGAGAAACTCGACCATGGCAACGACAGGAAGCCATGGCGAGCTAACTCACCTTGGAGCTGGACATTGGCGCCTAACCTCCGGAGCCCTTCCGGGACGGGCCCGGAGAAGTTGTTGTTGGCGAGGTTGACGGACAGCAGCCTGGCGGAGGACGCGATGGAGCTGGGTATCGGGCCGGAGAACTCGTTCCCGGAGAGGTCGACCCTCTGGAGCCCCCTGAGGGCCGCGAACGCGCCGTCGGGGATCTCCCCGGCGAGCCTGTTCTGCCAGAGGAAGAGGAACCTGAGCGCGGGGAGCGGCGACACGTCCGGGAACGCGCCCGCGAGGCTGTTGTTGCTCAGGCTGAGCGAGCGCAGGCTCCGGAGCGGCGCGAGCAGGGCCAGGTCCGGCGCGGCGCCCTGCAGCCGGAGGCCCTCCAGCTGCAGGACCACCACTCGGCCATCGACGCACCTCCTCACTCGAGGCCAGCTGGTCGCGTTGCCGTCGCAGGGCGCGCCCCCCGTCGCCCACTGGTTCAGCTCCGCCGGCGGGCCGCCGTCCGGGTCCGGCCCCCGCAGCGTCGCCCGGAACTCGCTCAGGACATCGGCCTCCGACTTGGCCTGAGCCGCCGCCAGGGTGACGCCGCTGGACGCCGCCGCGAGGATGAGCGCCGCCGCGGCCAGGAGCAGCCGCCCGGCCGCCGTGGCGGCGGCCATGGACACGTACGGGAGGCGGAGACGGATGCGTGTGGCGGCGGCGACGTGCGTGCGTGCTCAAGGGGTGGAGCGCGTGCGCGTGCGCATGGGCATGGCGCGGGGAGGATGGCGCGCGGGCGGACACGGCTCCCGCGCAGGCCTCGTGGCGGGCTAAAGAATAGGGGCGGGGGCTGTGTTACCGAGGCCGGCGCGTTTGGGAGTCGCCGCTGCCACCGCGACGTCTTTCTTGTTGCCATCGGTAAGGTAACAAACGGAGGTTCTGCTTTCATCAGCTGGTTGGCGACGCAAGGCCTGGCGACTGGCGTGCCAGCAGCGGCGGGCGAACTTGAAACCCTGCTCCACCTTTTCTTCTCAGTTTTCTACTGGACACTGAACTTTCATTACAGCGAGGGAACGGGGTACATTTTTTTTTACAAGTGGTTTGTTGGAACCAGCACACCCATGACAATTGACAAATTGCCACACGAGCTGTACAGACGGCTTCTGTGCGACACGTTCAGTCGGTCCTCGCAGAGCTATAAAGAGTGGTGACTTGTGGAGACGTTGTTCCACTTCGTGTCCATGCATTCGCACTCGTTTTTTCAACCCATGCCAGACTCACCGTGTACCTACCAAACAAGTATCCATAGATATTTTCTACTGCCATGGATGGAACAAGCGAGACGCACGACGGGTCGGTGGCCTCACGTTTCAGGCTATCAGATCAAGCCAGGCTTCGAGCGTCGTGCGGCCGAGTCGCGACCACGATTTTGGGCGACGTGAGCGAGCATGCCATCCGCCGAGTCGTGATCTGCAATTCTGCAAAAGCGTTAACAAAAATGCACGATGAGAACGAGGGGGTGTGTCCTTATGTTATGCGACAAATGGGAGCCGAAGCAGATGTTTTTGCCGGGATATGCCGCGATTCCTCGCTACTATCACAGCTAGCTATGTGCGCCTTCCGCGACATATTCATTCTACATCCCTATACCTTGGTTCCTGTAATAATATTGGTAGCACATTGGTACCAGCAAGATGTATCTTCTTTTTCTAAAGCCTACATCGAAAAGGCCTATATGCTAAACGTGCTTGGTCCAAACAAATTTTGGTATCAATGACCTATCGGAAAGTTTTCATAGATACACGCGAGTGAGCACACTGGAGGGCTACTAGAAATAACTACCATTGAAGAGTTATAAGGGGCAGATTGTGACCTTGAATACTCGTACCAACAAGATATAGCTTCTTTTTCCGGATACTAAAGGGCTACCACGAGTAACTATAGGAGTGTTATAGAGGGTGGATTGTGGCATAGAATATTCATAACAAGGTATACCTATTTCAAAACCATATCTCAAAACAACCTCTGGCTTAAGCATGTTTCCAGGATGTTAAGTGGGTAGATTGCGACATCCAATAATGCAAGAGAACTGTAGGAGCaacttgtcacacccgggtttcggggacaCCAAGACCCGGACGCGAGAcatataatcaccaagtgtgctgggaccaagtctcacacatatgatgacccatgatacagaaacaaatgtcacatctttactatataataggagttctgtacaaaaataaataaattattacatcatatgaagacaacgatccagcaacccaaagttgactcggagacgacagcctagacctctcGCGAACTCATCACAGtaacctccatgcgcctcatcctgctgtacctgttcttgacctgtgggggtgtgagacaacaagggcgagctcacatacgttcatcgctcaacaagttgtggggaataatatatgaactcgccaaaggtaggagatcatgtgaagtgtaaggcttaccaaagaggatggttaaagctgagcattgcttttaaatttAGTAAAAAAATTATTAGCTGTTACTAAGTATAATTAGATACCAAACCAGAGCAATAATAGATCAAAaataataataaaccacaatgcgatgcaaatgacaaattgaatttaattccataaattaatcatacaAGAATCTTGAGCTGCTCAtaatcgtgagcacgactagtataccagttttacactctgcagaggtggtgccctttacccacaagtcatgtcacccggttgccaaggggtctagaagttacattcatctctaccgaggagacgagacatggtaacactatgaggcctttacaaagttccattagcttcagaaaacccgcta
It encodes:
- the LOC100383609 gene encoding putative leucine-rich repeat protein kinase family protein precursor; the protein is MAAATAAGRLLLAAAALILAAASSGVTLAAAQAKSEADVLSEFRATLRGPDPDGGPPAELNQWATGGAPCDGNATSWPRVRRCVDGRVVVLQLEGLRLQGAAPDLALLAPLRSLRSLSLSNNSLAGAFPDVSPLPALRFLFLWQNRLAGEIPDGAFAALRGLQRVDLSGNEFSGPIPSSIASSARLLSVNLANNNFSGPVPEGLRRLGANVQLQGNKFLCGDMVGTPCPPAPPSSSSASSSGGMKVLITIAIVVIAVGAVLAVAGVIAAVRARCNEPCYSGGIETLGDSPDAAKVKVTSAPAVKIEKGGTDQHGGATPAAGKRGGRRDDHGKLVFIQEGRARFGLEDLLRASAEVLGSGNFGASYKATLLDGPALVVKRFKDMNGAGREDFSEHMRRLGLLVHPNLLPVIAYLYKKEEKLLVTDYMANGSLAHALHGGTRSSLPPLDWPKRLKIIKGVARGLAHLYEELPMLMVPHGHLKSSNVLLDATCEPLLSDYALAPVVTPQHAAQVMVAYKSPECAAQGGRPGRKSDVWSLGILILEVLTGKFPANYLRRGHADTDLAGWVNSVVREEWTGEVFDKDMRGTRSGEGEMVKLLQVGLGCCEPDVHRRWGLEEALARIEELRERDTGADDSSTASSFLSDGEAAASRPAGEQQSHSA